The Longimicrobiaceae bacterium genome segment AGACGATGTTGAGGTCCGGCAGCGGCAGCGGCACCACGCGGAACGGGTCCCAGTCTCCCCCGCTGATGCGGCGGTGCAGCGTGAGCGCCCCGCGCGCCGTCTCGCCGATCAGCCGTCCGTAGCCCGTCGCGTCCAGCGGCAGCACCTTGTGGCTCATCCACACCGCCGCCGCCGCCGCGCCCGGCTTGCTCCCCTCGAAGATGAAGCGCCCGATGTAGCCCCACTCCGACGCCCCGCGGTGGAAGAGGTACGGCGCATCGACCGCGATCAGGTCGCGCGCCCGCCCGTCGCGGATGGCGACGGCGCCGGCCGGATACGGGATGAACCCCAGCTTGTGCGGGTCGATGGTCACCGAATCCGTCCGGTCCAGCGCGCAGAGGGCGCGGTACACGCCTTCCTCGGGCCACGCCTCGGGCGCGAAGTCGCGGAGCGCGTCGCCGTACGAGCGGCGGGCACCGTCCGCGTCACGGGTGATGGCCGCCGCGTAGCCGCCCCAGGCCGCGTCCGCGTGCAGCGCGAAACCCACGCCCAGCTCGCGCGCCAGCCGGTCGCGCACATCCGCCGCCAGGTCCAGGCGGTCCACCGCGCTCTCCTCCGTCGTCCCGATCACGGAGACGCAGGCGATAATGGGCTGCCGCCGGGCGACCAGGCCGCGGACGGTGTCCTCCAGCGCCGCCGGATCCATGCGGAAGCGGCGGTCCACCGGCACGTGCACGAGCTGCGCGGCGCCCACGCCCAGCGAGCGGCAGATCTTCTCCCACGAGTAGTGCGCGGTGGACGGCACGAGCACCACGGCCGCCGCGAGCGAGTCCGTGAACTCGGCCTTGAGCCGCCGGTCGAAGCCTTGGTAGCCCAGCCCCTCCAGCGAGTTCATGGAGATGGCCTGCACCGCCTGCATGGGGTCGTCGGCCCGTTCCCGCAGCGCCTCGGCCGCGTCCAGCGCGTCTTCGGGCATCACGTTCAGGAGCTGCCACAGGTCCATGTCGGCGACGAACGCCTGAGAGCCGTCGGGCAGGCGCACCTTCAGGCGGTCCACGCCCAGCTCCTCGGCCGCCCATCGAACCGCCACGGGCAGGTACTTGACGTTGCGGGCCACCCACAGCGCCTCGTAGTTCGCCACCGTCCCGCCCGAGGTGAGGTGGCCCCAGTGCCGCTCGGGCACGTAGCCGATCATGCGCGCGATCTGCGCGGCCACCTCCAGCTCCATGCGCGTGGTCACCGGCGACGCCTCGGCGGCCACGTTGTTGGGGTTGTACAGCATGGTGGCGAAGTACGCGATGAGGCTCGCCATCGTCAGGTCCGACGACATGTGCCCCACGTACCGCGGGCTGAAGAAGGGCACGCCCGCCTTCAGCTCGCCCAGCAGACCCATCAGCTCCTGCGAGAGGACGGAGATGGCGCGGTCGTACTCGGGGCTGTGCTTCTCCGTCTCGCGCACCTGGAAGCCGTCTTCCGGGTGGAAGTTGCGGCGCCAGAACACGTGGTCGCGGAACGCCTCCAGCAGCAGGCGCTCGAAGACGTCGGCGTTCTCGCCCTTGGGACCCAGGAAGATGCTGCCCAGGCCCAGCAGGGCTTCGTTGCGGTACGGCGGGGTTCCGGCGTGGTCGGTCATCTGTTTCGAGTGCTGAGAGGGGCCCTCACCCGGCTCGCAAGGCTCGCCTGCCCTGAAAAGAAAGTGAGCTTCGCGAAATCACCGAAATGGTGATGTAGCAACACTTTCATCCGCTAGGGTGAGCGAAGCTCGTGGACGACTCTCCCGCAAGCGGGCGAGGGCACGAAGCCATTGGCGTGGGTCCGCGGGTTCCGCTACGCGCTTCGCTCTCGGCTTCGCCGGACGGTGGCGGGCGTGGCGGGAGATGCGGGGCGGTTCGTCGGCCGTCGAGCTGTTTGGGAGATGGGCAGATGCGCATCTCGGTCGATGATCGGCGGCCCATCTTCCGTGCTCGTTCGCGTCTCCGCTGATATAGCGGTCCGCGGCGTCACGGCGGATGCGCGGCGGGCGACGGGTGCGTCCGCGCTCATCGTCTACATCATCCTCGCCGGAAATGCGGACGGGCGGCTGGAGGGCCGCCCGTGGCTTCGGGTCGTGGGGGAAGATACGGCGCATCGGCGGCGGGCGAAACCGTCCGGCGGCGGCGCGCGTCAAGGTGATGCGGAGTGGTTAGCCCTTGCCCGCGAACAGCTTGTGGATCTTCGCGTAGGTGGAGAACAGGCTGCAAAAGGGCGACGAGCACTCGCGGCCCGCCACGCGCCCGTCGCGGAGGGCGGCGAGGAAGCTCTCGCGGTTCGGCTCGAAGTGCGGGACTTCGACGAACCCGCGGCCGATCTCGCGCAGCGTGTGCGCGTCGGAGCCGGCGCCGAGCGGCTTGCCGTGCGCGACCGCCCACTCCTCGCCGCGGCGGTTCAGCTCGGTGCGCCAGGTACGCGAGTTGTGCGCCTCCACCACGTCCACCAAATCCGCAAGCTCGTCCAGCAGCGCGGCGCCGCCCGAGCGCCGTGTGTCGAACGGGTGCGGCATGTACACCACGCCGCTCTGCGCGAGGATGCGCTCGCACGTCTCGCGCGCCGGGGTGCGCTTGGGAATCCGCTCGGTGAGGAAGATGCCGATGATGTCGGCGCCCTCGGCCGTCTTCACCTCTTCGCCCACCATCACCAGCTCCGGATCTTCCGCATGCAGGCGGAGCGCGGCGTCCACCTCGTTGTGGTCGGTGATGCAGAGCCGGTCGATGCCGCGCGCCCGCGCCGTGGCGAGCACGCCTTCGTACGCGTTGAGCGAGTCGAACGAGAGGCGGGTGTGGCAGTGCATGTCGACCCGCAGCGTGCGGGCCGGGCCCGCGGCATCAGCCACGGGCCGCGTCGCCGCCGGTGCCCGCCGCGGCGCCCTCGCCCCGCTCCGCGCGCTCGGAAAGCTCCTCCCACACCTCCGCCGCGCGCCGCTCCAGGTCCGCGAGAGAGCCCGTGTTCTCGATCACCACGTCGGCGCGGGCGCGCTTCAGCTCCGCCGGCATCTGCGCGGCGATCATGGCGCGCGCGTCCTGCGGGTCCAGGCCACGACCGCCCACGAGGCGCAGCATCCGCGTCTCCTCCGGCGCGTCGACCAGGACCACGACGTCGAACTCGTCCACCAGCCCCGCCTCGAAGAGCAGCGGGATCTCGCCCACCACCACCTTCTCGCCGCGGCCCGCGGCTTCCGCGTACTCCGCATCCCGCAGCTTGGCGACGGCGGGGTGCACGATGGCCTCCAGCCGCTCGCGCGCATCCGGGTCCGCGAAGACGATGCGGCGCAGGGCGGCACGGTCCAGCTCGCCGTCGCGGGCCACCACCTCGCTGCCCCAGGCGCCGGCGATCTCGGCCAGGGCGCGCGTGCCCGGCTCCACCACGCGGCGGGCCAGGTCGTCGGCATCCACCACCGTCGCGCCCAGCGACCGCCAGACGGATGCGACGGCGGATTTGCCCGCCCCGATGTTGCCCGTCAGTCCCACTTTGAGCATCTGCTCCTCCACGCCCGCCGGTCCGCAGGAGAGCGGCTCAGCGAGAGCCGGGCTTGGAAAGGATGTCGTCGGCCGTGCCCTGCACGCCGTCGGCGCCGTTGCTGCCCACGGCGTAGGTGGTGCGGGTGGCCTGCAGGTAGTACGGGTTGCCCCACGGGTCCAGCTCGCCCCCTTCGCTGGGGTTCTGCTGGTGCACGAACGCGGGGAACGCCTGCGGCGTGGGAACCGAGTGCCCGAGCGTCTTCTCGGTCTCCACGTCCTGGGCGAGCTCGTTCACCTCGTTGCGCGCGCTCCACGAGTACGCCGGGTTCAGCGCGAACTGCACGTGCGGCTTCACCCGCTCGCGCAACGGGCGCGAGATCGCGACGACGCCTATGGCCAGAAGCAGCAGCAGAAAGAACTTTCCCATCACGGTCTCCAGCGGTTGTGTGGGTCCCGCCCGCGCTGCGGCGGCGGGGCTCAGGCGCGGGCGAAGCCGGCGGCGCCGTCGTGCTCCTGGCGGCGGGCGCGGCCGGCGGCGGCCAGGCGGTCCAGGTGCGCCAGCGTCTCGCGCAGGGCCAGCATCCGCGCGCCGGGCGGAAGCTCGCGGCCGGGATAGCGCCGGTCCACCAGCTCCCACGCGGTGGCGGGGGCGCCGTCCAGCAGCGCGGCCACCGCCTCGGTCTCGCCCTCCGCCGCCGCCCG includes the following:
- a CDS encoding pyridoxal-dependent decarboxylase yields the protein MTDHAGTPPYRNEALLGLGSIFLGPKGENADVFERLLLEAFRDHVFWRRNFHPEDGFQVRETEKHSPEYDRAISVLSQELMGLLGELKAGVPFFSPRYVGHMSSDLTMASLIAYFATMLYNPNNVAAEASPVTTRMELEVAAQIARMIGYVPERHWGHLTSGGTVANYEALWVARNVKYLPVAVRWAAEELGVDRLKVRLPDGSQAFVADMDLWQLLNVMPEDALDAAEALRERADDPMQAVQAISMNSLEGLGYQGFDRRLKAEFTDSLAAAVVLVPSTAHYSWEKICRSLGVGAAQLVHVPVDRRFRMDPAALEDTVRGLVARRQPIIACVSVIGTTEESAVDRLDLAADVRDRLARELGVGFALHADAAWGGYAAAITRDADGARRSYGDALRDFAPEAWPEEGVYRALCALDRTDSVTIDPHKLGFIPYPAGAVAIRDGRARDLIAVDAPYLFHRGASEWGYIGRFIFEGSKPGAAAAAVWMSHKVLPLDATGYGRLIGETARGALTLHRRISGGDWDPFRVVPLPLPDLNIV
- a CDS encoding PHP domain-containing protein, whose translation is MADAAGPARTLRVDMHCHTRLSFDSLNAYEGVLATARARGIDRLCITDHNEVDAALRLHAEDPELVMVGEEVKTAEGADIIGIFLTERIPKRTPARETCERILAQSGVVYMPHPFDTRRSGGAALLDELADLVDVVEAHNSRTWRTELNRRGEEWAVAHGKPLGAGSDAHTLREIGRGFVEVPHFEPNRESFLAALRDGRVAGRECSSPFCSLFSTYAKIHKLFAGKG
- the coaE gene encoding dephospho-CoA kinase, giving the protein MLKVGLTGNIGAGKSAVASVWRSLGATVVDADDLARRVVEPGTRALAEIAGAWGSEVVARDGELDRAALRRIVFADPDARERLEAIVHPAVAKLRDAEYAEAAGRGEKVVVGEIPLLFEAGLVDEFDVVVLVDAPEETRMLRLVGGRGLDPQDARAMIAAQMPAELKRARADVVIENTGSLADLERRAAEVWEELSERAERGEGAAAGTGGDAARG
- a CDS encoding type II secretion system protein GspG, translating into MGKFFLLLLLAIGVVAISRPLRERVKPHVQFALNPAYSWSARNEVNELAQDVETEKTLGHSVPTPQAFPAFVHQQNPSEGGELDPWGNPYYLQATRTTYAVGSNGADGVQGTADDILSKPGSR